A genomic segment from Lutzomyia longipalpis isolate SR_M1_2022 chromosome 3, ASM2433408v1 encodes:
- the LOC129793816 gene encoding arginine-glutamic acid dipeptide repeats protein isoform X8, whose protein sequence is MAASTQGEIRVGPGHQVNDIYAKLPDYQPISKYQCDNKDSERDLEDPRWSPGVVLDGDLMMYLRAARSMAAFQGMCDGGSPEDGCLAASRDDTTINALDVLHDSGYDPGKALQTLVKCPVPKGIDKKWSEDETKRFIKGLRQFGKNFFRIHKDLLPHKQTPELVEFYYLWKKTPGANNNRPHRRRRQGSLRRIRNTRASNSTPNAKKEETPEPTSQEQRPSPVSKEENSSLTEDDASECDSDSSATNKLLHEGSTPAGSDFLGDESPSRMRTRNKQSSKDQPSSKRPKRGSETPDATAESPRTPNKSDKKKSKSETPNKGRKRQNDASDESDEKDKRKRSDTPSESGNSDSRPESVLDDAENATESPEANCSVGGPKEAEEKLIDPLATPMEAAVVVGSGVVPKEGAEDEPMPPSCKVEEPVALVTEAVAAPVAVGGGDVKESPAEEPIKSVGEKKASVEEEEAAAAAASEDDKEQQQEMLSKIANMKQEIIPSAGDQSGQPPMQKEVMFIKREPGEDSLEENVTGNAEVQQQQQQQQDIKCKVEIKTEGKVQNDEGTGQQQQLQQQQQDPGKYDVEMKPAYEATVKYPPPELGPMKFSTSTDEPMKYGDPLKYSADVLMKYPTDMSGKYPAVPIDATKYGSGQELPQIKYEMKPYMEQPQNLKYPEGGALKPYPESALKMPPSGQQPPPPNQDPMHLLKGAYPMPNMKYTPPPADALKYGGNEPASPGMGKSLFGGDGPSPAHGIPRSPYDASPMMKFGDQMMKYHSMAGVAMPPTSQPDARDAPQHPGMKYPGEGGIPKNQFTADNLMKSVTYDSPVGMKYPPSESPLDASSRSTPNQDSQSSNSNSQTQPLHLHGGPGSISSPHSAQQTISPLTTSSHSLSQQQPTPLIVSHPGLLPPLPANHPSLMSASASPSSVPPPPTMHQPLAMPPISVPSSLSQGPLKLPPNPLLPPSQQHPLHRPHQDALSGGHPLSSGGPPTGQTTSPHSHHVSAQSASQRRSPSPTAVSVRSDSASSGAARESGGHSSGRTSPPPPIGAMIPNSAMVGHPLPLHLGHHAPGGIPLPPHHPAAHLGGHLGHNPLLPPSMAAGNMPLPLLGGPPGALSLGGEPGRRTPISSASSLHQLGSMHSTTSQSPHTQQSSVASMTPSSFSRASPSTAPSQQNASSGGSGGPSQHRVGSPLPLTAGLSRTSPLHLVPQSPIGAHHQSAAAAAALSAAERDRHAMRQQSPHMTPPPTSVSSSFMPSPLSKMYGPPGAGQRHLGASPPPPSHHLRPGASPPVVRHPQMPLPLPLIGPPAGIPTPMGVHPAAQNAYPHHLIHPSMFYPHHHSPFNSPYPYHPYGPSFSYMKPPPPGGPLEPGVISHHQSVTSRCEETPTHVDKQMTITSSQSVQHKIKSQPPKTPQNPPVGATAPPGGSQSQYPSPVHGYPPAHPFPESPLSGKTSHMDALRAHAHAASNSLGSHHPVEPVHVDIDPDPEPEIPSPPQHIQRGPSPEAKPDDTECHRSQSAIFVRRCDRGDYNSCTRTDLEFKPVAGSTLARKREERDRKLAERERERRQQQQQQQQQQQQQQQQAQQQAKLKSEIKPFSDTPALRQLSEYARPHVAFSPVEPMVPPYHPMGPMYSREREFEELKNQQAAAVGPANPHWMEFYRMRGIHPSQFPLYGNPAAISQLERERLGIPPPHHVGLDPNDPMIRLTGEYHAHSHTHLHLHSQQQQEAAGFQLPPNVPPYTRPNVLLPREPHPDVLLRMSYADQIQAAEFQRLDRAHSFHEQYFRHHEREMKVRALEEATRGKH, encoded by the exons ATGGCGGCCTCCACTCAGGGCGAAATAAGAGTGGGTCCTGGCCACCAGGTAAACGATATCTAT GCCAAGTTACCAGACTATCAGCCAATTTCGAAGTACCAATGCGACAACAAGGACTCCGAGCGTGACCTCGAGGATCCTCGATGGAGTCCGGGTGTTGTTTTGGATGGTGATTTGATGATGTACTTACGTGCAGCTCGATCAATGGCCGCGTTTCAAg GTATGTGCGATGGAGGCTCACCCGAGGATGGATGTTTAGCTGCTAGCAGGGACGATACAACTATAAACGCATTAGACGTT TTACACGATTCAGGTTATGATCCTGGAAAAGCACTTCAGACATTAGTAAAGTGTCCCGTACCCAAGGGTATCGATAAAAAGTGGTCAGAAGACGAAACGAAGCGTTTCATCAAGGGTTTACGTCAATTTGGCAAGAATTTCTTTCGCATCCACAAAGATCTCTTGCCGCACAAGCAAACGCCGGAActtgtggaattttattatttgtggAAGAAGACACCCGGCGCTAACAATAATCGTCCCCATCGACGACGTCGTCAGGGTTCACTGAGACGCATACGGAATACCAGGGCGAGCAATTCGACGCCAAACGCCAAAAAGGAGGAAACTCCAGAACCAACTTcg CAGGAACAGAGACCATCACCGGTttcaaaggaagaaaatagTTCATTAACAGAGGACGACGCAAGTGAATGTGATAGCGATTCAAGTGCTACGAATAAAC tTTTACACGAAGGTTCAACACCAGCTGGAAGTGATTTTCTCGGTGACGAATCCCCATCGAGAATGCGAACGCGGAATAAGCAGTCGTCCAAAGATCAGCCGAGTAGTAAGAGGCCAAAGCGTGGATCTGAGACACCTGATGCCACAGCTGAGAGTCCCAGAACACCAAATAAGTCCGACAA gaaaaagAGCAAAAGTGAGACTCCCAATAAGGGAAGGAAGCGTCAAAATGATGCAAGTGATGAGAGTGATGAGAAGGATAAGAGAAAGCGTTCAGACACCCCGTCTGAGAGTGGGAATTCCGATAGTCGTCCTGAATCGGTGTTGGATGATGCTGAAAATGCCACAGAGTCCCCAGAAGCAAATTGCAGTGTTGGTGGCCCCAAGGAGGCTGAAGAGAAGCTCATTGATCCCCTTGCAACACCAATGGAAGCTGCTGTGGTGGTGGGAAGTGGTGTTGTACCCAAAGAGGGTGCTGAAGATGAACCAATGCCACCGTCGTGTAAAGTGGAAGAACCTGTTGCTCTTGTGACGGAGGCAGTGGCAGCTCCTGTGGCTGTGGGTGGAGGTGATGTAAAGGAATCTCCTGCAGAAGAACCCATTAAGAGTGTTGGTGAGAAGAAGGCATCAGTGGAGGAGGAggaagcagcagcagcagcagcatcggAGGATGATAAGGAACAACAACAGGAGATGCTGTCAAAGATTGCAAATATGAAGCAGGAAATTATCCCGTCGGCAGGAGATCAATCAGGACAACCACCAATGCAGAAGGAAGTGATGTTTATCAAGAGGGAGCCAGGAGAGGATTCTCTCGAGGAGAATGTCACTGGAAATGCTGAAGTgcagcaacagcaacaacaacagcaGGAtattaaatgcaaagtcgAGATAAAGACTGAAGGAAAGGTGCAGAATGACGAAGGAACtgggcagcagcagcaactgCAGCAACAGCAACAAGATCCAGGGAAGTATGATGTAGAGATGAAGCCAGCCTATGAGGCAACAGTGAAGTATCCACCTCCGGAACTTGGACCCATGAAATTCTCCACATCAACGGATGAACCCATGAAGTATGGTGATCCATTGAAGTACAGTGCTGATGTTCTCATGAAATACCCAACGGATATGAGTGGGAAGTATCCAGCTGTACCAATTGATGCGACAAAGTATGGGAGTGGTCAGGAATTGCCACAGATTAAGTATGAGATGAAGCCGTATATGGAGCAACCGCAGAATCTCAAATATCCCGAAGGAGGAGCATTGAAGCCATATCCGGAGAGTGCTCTCAAGATGCCTCCATCTGGTCAGCAGCCGCCACCACCGAATCAGGATCCAATGCACCTCCTTAAGGGTGCCTATCCAATGCCCAATATGAAGTATACCCCACCACCGGCTGATGCTCTCAAATACGGTGGCAATGAACCGGCAAGCCCCGGAATGGGAAAATCTCTCTTTGGTGGTGATGGTCCAAGCCCAGCCCATGGGATCCCTCGCTCGCCCTACGATGCATCGCCAATGATGAAGTTTGGGGATCAAATGATGAAGTATCACAGCATGGCGGGAGTTGCTATGCCACCCACAAGTCAACCAGATGCCCGTGATGCGCCCCAACATCCGGGAATGAAGTATCCCGGAGAGGGAGGAATccccaaaaatcaatttaccgCAGATAATCTCATGAAGAGTGTGACGTATGATTCACCAGTTGGCATGAAGTATCCCCCATCGGAGAGTCCCCTTGATGCCTCATCGCGCTCAACACCGAATCAGGATAGTCAAAGTAGCAATAGTAACAGTCAAACGCAACCATTGCACCTCCATGGTGGGCCAGGAAGTATTTCTTCGCCACATTCAGCACAACAGACCATCTCACCGCTAACAACATCATCGCACAGCTTGTCACAGCAGCAACCAACACCACTGATTGTGAGTCATCCGGGGCTTTTGCCACCACTTCCGGCAAATCATCCATCTCTCATGAGTGCTTCGGCGTCCCCGTCGTCAGTTCCGCCGCCGCCAACAATGCATCAACCACTTGCAATGCCACCAATTAGTGTTCCATCGTCCCTCAGTCAGGGCCCGTTGAAATTGCCACCGAATCCATTGTTGCCACCATCGCAGCAGCATCCACTTCACAGGCCCCATCAGGATGCCCTATCAGGGGGACATCCACTGTCATCAGGTGGGCCACCCACGGGGCAGACAACATCACCACATTCCCACCACGTATCAGCACAATCGGCATCACAACGGCGAAGCCCATCACCAACAGCG GTGAGTGTGAGGAGTGATAGTGCAAGTAGTGGAGCTGCCCGTGAGAGTGGTGGACACTCATCGGGGAGGACATCTCCACCGCCACCAATTGGTGCAATGATCCCCAATAGTGCAATGGTGGGTCACCCACTACCCCTGCATCTTGGGCATCATGCCCCAGGTGGGATTCCCCTGCCGCCGCATCATCCAGCAGCCCATCTTGGTGGGCATTTGGGGCACAATCCGCTGTTGCCGCCCTCAATGGCTGCTGGGAATATGCCTCTGCCTCTGCTGGGTGGACCTCCGGGGGCGCTTTCGCTTGGCGGTGAACCCGGCAGGAGGACACCCATTTCGTCAGCAAGTAGCCTCCATCAATTGGGATCAATGCATAGCACAACATCCCAATCCCCACATACACAACAGAGCTCTGTTGCATCCATGACACCGAGTAGCTTTAGTCGTGCTAGCCCAAGTACGGCTCCATCGCAGCAGAATGCCTCATCGGGTGGTAGTGGTGGGCCATCACAGCATCGTGTGGGCTCACCACTTCCCCTAACAGCTGGCCTGAGTCGCACAAGCCCCTTGCACCTTGTTCCACAGAGTCCTATTGGGGCTCATCATCAATCTGCCGCTGCGGCGGCTGCTCTGTCGGCCGCTGAACGCGATCGGCATGCAATGCGTCAGCAATCTCCGCACATGACACCTCCACCCACCTCAGTATCGTCATCCTTCATGCCGAGTCCACTGAGTAAGATGTACGGGCCTCCGGGTGCGGGGCAGCGACACCTGGGTGCTTCACCGCCTCCACCGTCGCACCATTTACGCCCCGGAGCTTCCCCACCGGTGGTGCGTCATCCACAAATGCCTCTCCCACTACCTCTAATTGGGCCCCCAGCGGGTATCCCAACGCCCATGGGTGTCCATCCAGCTGCCCAGAATGCCTATCCGCATCATCTAATCCACCCATCGATGTTCTACCCGCATCACCATAGTCCCTTCAATTCGCCCTATCCCTACCATCCGTATGGCCCGAGTTTCTCCTACATGAAACCCCCACCACCGGGTGGACCCCTCGAACCGGGTGTCATATCGCACCATCAAAGTGTTACGTCGCGCTGCGAAGAAACCCCAACGCATGTGGACAAGCAGATGACCATTACGAGTTCTCAGAGTGTTCAGCATAAG ATAAAGAGTCAACCACCGAagactccccaaaatccacctGTTGGTGCAACAGCCCCTCCAGGTGGGTCACAGAGTCAATACCCGAGTCCCGTGCATGGGTATCCACCGGCACATCCCTTCCCAGAGAGTCCACTTTCGGGGAAGACAAGTCACATGGATGCCCTACGTGCGCATGCTCATGCAGCCAGCAATAGTCTTGGTTCCCATCATCCCGTGGAGCCGGTTCATGTGGATATTGATCCGGATCCAGAACCAGAAATTCCCAGTCCTCCGCAGCACATACAGCGTGGACCGAGTCCCGAAGCAAAACCAGATGACACCGAATGTCATAGGTCACAGTCTGCAAT ATTTGTGAGACGATGCGATCGTGGGGATTACAATTCGTGCACAAGGACAGATTTGGAATTTAAACCCGTTGCTGGGTCAACATTGGCGCGAAAGCGTGAAGAGAGGGACCGGAAATTGGCTGAGAGGGAACGTGAGAGACgacagcagcagcaacaacagcaacagcagcagcagcaacagcagcaacagGCTCAg CAACAGGCAAAGTTAAAGTCTGAAATTAAACCATTCAGTGATACTCCAGCCCTGAGGCAGCTTTCGGAGTACGCCAGGCCACATGTGGCCTTCAG CCCTGTTGAGCCGATGGTACCACCATATCATCCAATGGGCCCAATGTACAGTAGAGAAAG AGAATTTGAAGAGTTGAAGAATCAACAAGCAGCTGCTGTGGGACCAGCTAATCCACATTGGATGGAGTTCTATCGCATGAG GGGCATTCATCCGTCGCAGTTTCCACTGTATGGCAATCCAGCGGCAATATCGCAACTTGAACGTGAAAGATTAG GTATTCCACCACCGCATCATGTAGGGCTCGATCCCAATGACCCAATG ATCCGCCTGACGGGCGAATACCATGCCCATTCGCATACACATTTGCATTTACATTCGCAACAGCAGCAAGAAGCGGCAGGATTTCAGCTACCAC cGAATGTTCCACCCTATACTCGCCCGAATGTATTATTGCCTAGAGAACCACATCCTGATGTCCTTCTCCGTATGTCTTATGCTGATCAGATTCAG gcTGCTGAATTCCAACGTCTCGATCGAGCTCATTCATTCCACGAGCAGTACTTTCG ACATCATGAAAGGGAAATGAAAGTAAGAGCACTGGAGGAGGCAACACGTGGAAAACACTGA
- the LOC129793816 gene encoding arginine-glutamic acid dipeptide repeats protein isoform X10: protein MAASTQGEIRVGPGHQVNDIYAKLPDYQPISKYQCDNKDSERDLEDPRWSPGVVLDGDLMMYLRAARSMAAFQGMCDGGSPEDGCLAASRDDTTINALDVLHDSGYDPGKALQTLVKCPVPKGIDKKWSEDETKRFIKGLRQFGKNFFRIHKDLLPHKQTPELVEFYYLWKKTPGANNNRPHRRRRQGSLRRIRNTRASNSTPNAKKEETPEPTSQEQRPSPVSKEENSSLTEDDASECDSDSSATNKLLHEGSTPAGSDFLGDESPSRMRTRNKQSSKDQPSSKRPKRGSETPDATAESPRTPNKSDKKKSKSETPNKGRKRQNDASDESDEKDKRKRSDTPSESGNSDSRPESVLDDAENATESPEANCSVGGPKEAEEKLIDPLATPMEAAVVVGSGVVPKEGAEDEPMPPSCKVEEPVALVTEAVAAPVAVGGGDVKESPAEEPIKSVGEKKASVEEEEAAAAAASEDDKEQQQEMLSKIANMKQEIIPSAGDQSGQPPMQKEVMFIKREPGEDSLEENVTGNAEVQQQQQQQQDIKCKVEIKTEGKVQNDEGTGQQQQLQQQQQDPGKYDVEMKPAYEATVKYPPPELGPMKFSTSTDEPMKYGDPLKYSADVLMKYPTDMSGKYPAVPIDATKYGSGQELPQIKYEMKPYMEQPQNLKYPEGGALKPYPESALKMPPSGQQPPPPNQDPMHLLKGAYPMPNMKYTPPPADALKYGGNEPASPGMGKSLFGGDGPSPAHGIPRSPYDASPMMKFGDQMMKYHSMAGVAMPPTSQPDARDAPQHPGMKYPGEGGIPKNQFTADNLMKSVTYDSPVGMKYPPSESPLDASSRSTPNQDSQSSNSNSQTQPLHLHGGPGSISSPHSAQQTISPLTTSSHSLSQQQPTPLIVSHPGLLPPLPANHPSLMSASASPSSVPPPPTMHQPLAMPPISVPSSLSQGPLKLPPNPLLPPSQQHPLHRPHQDALSGGHPLSSGGPPTGQTTSPHSHHVSAQSASQRRSPSPTAVSVRSDSASSGAARESGGHSSGRTSPPPPIGAMIPNSAMVGHPLPLHLGHHAPGGIPLPPHHPAAHLGGHLGHNPLLPPSMAAGNMPLPLLGGPPGALSLGGEPGRRTPISSASSLHQLGSMHSTTSQSPHTQQSSVASMTPSSFSRASPSTAPSQQNASSGGSGGPSQHRVGSPLPLTAGLSRTSPLHLVPQSPIGAHHQSAAAAAALSAAERDRHAMRQQSPHMTPPPTSVSSSFMPSPLSKMYGPPGAGQRHLGASPPPPSHHLRPGASPPVVRHPQMPLPLPLIGPPAGIPTPMGVHPAAQNAYPHHLIHPSMFYPHHHSPFNSPYPYHPYGPSFSYMKPPPPGGPLEPGVISHHQSVTSRCEETPTHVDKQMTITSSQSVQHKIKSQPPKTPQNPPVGATAPPGGSQSQYPSPVHGYPPAHPFPESPLSGKTSHMDALRAHAHAASNSLGSHHPVEPVHVDIDPDPEPEIPSPPQHIQRGPSPEAKPDDTECHRSQSAIFVRRCDRGDYNSCTRTDLEFKPVAGSTLARKREERDRKLAERERERRQQQQQQQQQQQQQQQQAQQQAKLKSEIKPFSDTPALRQLSEYARPHVAFRLINNFREFEELKNQQAAAVGPANPHWMEFYRMRGIHPSQFPLYGNPAAISQLERERLGIPPPHHVGLDPNDPMIRLTGEYHAHSHTHLHLHSQQQQEAAGFQLPPNVPPYTRPNVLLPREPHPDVLLRMSYADQIQAAEFQRLDRAHSFHEQYFRHHEREMKVRALEEATRGKH, encoded by the exons ATGGCGGCCTCCACTCAGGGCGAAATAAGAGTGGGTCCTGGCCACCAGGTAAACGATATCTAT GCCAAGTTACCAGACTATCAGCCAATTTCGAAGTACCAATGCGACAACAAGGACTCCGAGCGTGACCTCGAGGATCCTCGATGGAGTCCGGGTGTTGTTTTGGATGGTGATTTGATGATGTACTTACGTGCAGCTCGATCAATGGCCGCGTTTCAAg GTATGTGCGATGGAGGCTCACCCGAGGATGGATGTTTAGCTGCTAGCAGGGACGATACAACTATAAACGCATTAGACGTT TTACACGATTCAGGTTATGATCCTGGAAAAGCACTTCAGACATTAGTAAAGTGTCCCGTACCCAAGGGTATCGATAAAAAGTGGTCAGAAGACGAAACGAAGCGTTTCATCAAGGGTTTACGTCAATTTGGCAAGAATTTCTTTCGCATCCACAAAGATCTCTTGCCGCACAAGCAAACGCCGGAActtgtggaattttattatttgtggAAGAAGACACCCGGCGCTAACAATAATCGTCCCCATCGACGACGTCGTCAGGGTTCACTGAGACGCATACGGAATACCAGGGCGAGCAATTCGACGCCAAACGCCAAAAAGGAGGAAACTCCAGAACCAACTTcg CAGGAACAGAGACCATCACCGGTttcaaaggaagaaaatagTTCATTAACAGAGGACGACGCAAGTGAATGTGATAGCGATTCAAGTGCTACGAATAAAC tTTTACACGAAGGTTCAACACCAGCTGGAAGTGATTTTCTCGGTGACGAATCCCCATCGAGAATGCGAACGCGGAATAAGCAGTCGTCCAAAGATCAGCCGAGTAGTAAGAGGCCAAAGCGTGGATCTGAGACACCTGATGCCACAGCTGAGAGTCCCAGAACACCAAATAAGTCCGACAA gaaaaagAGCAAAAGTGAGACTCCCAATAAGGGAAGGAAGCGTCAAAATGATGCAAGTGATGAGAGTGATGAGAAGGATAAGAGAAAGCGTTCAGACACCCCGTCTGAGAGTGGGAATTCCGATAGTCGTCCTGAATCGGTGTTGGATGATGCTGAAAATGCCACAGAGTCCCCAGAAGCAAATTGCAGTGTTGGTGGCCCCAAGGAGGCTGAAGAGAAGCTCATTGATCCCCTTGCAACACCAATGGAAGCTGCTGTGGTGGTGGGAAGTGGTGTTGTACCCAAAGAGGGTGCTGAAGATGAACCAATGCCACCGTCGTGTAAAGTGGAAGAACCTGTTGCTCTTGTGACGGAGGCAGTGGCAGCTCCTGTGGCTGTGGGTGGAGGTGATGTAAAGGAATCTCCTGCAGAAGAACCCATTAAGAGTGTTGGTGAGAAGAAGGCATCAGTGGAGGAGGAggaagcagcagcagcagcagcatcggAGGATGATAAGGAACAACAACAGGAGATGCTGTCAAAGATTGCAAATATGAAGCAGGAAATTATCCCGTCGGCAGGAGATCAATCAGGACAACCACCAATGCAGAAGGAAGTGATGTTTATCAAGAGGGAGCCAGGAGAGGATTCTCTCGAGGAGAATGTCACTGGAAATGCTGAAGTgcagcaacagcaacaacaacagcaGGAtattaaatgcaaagtcgAGATAAAGACTGAAGGAAAGGTGCAGAATGACGAAGGAACtgggcagcagcagcaactgCAGCAACAGCAACAAGATCCAGGGAAGTATGATGTAGAGATGAAGCCAGCCTATGAGGCAACAGTGAAGTATCCACCTCCGGAACTTGGACCCATGAAATTCTCCACATCAACGGATGAACCCATGAAGTATGGTGATCCATTGAAGTACAGTGCTGATGTTCTCATGAAATACCCAACGGATATGAGTGGGAAGTATCCAGCTGTACCAATTGATGCGACAAAGTATGGGAGTGGTCAGGAATTGCCACAGATTAAGTATGAGATGAAGCCGTATATGGAGCAACCGCAGAATCTCAAATATCCCGAAGGAGGAGCATTGAAGCCATATCCGGAGAGTGCTCTCAAGATGCCTCCATCTGGTCAGCAGCCGCCACCACCGAATCAGGATCCAATGCACCTCCTTAAGGGTGCCTATCCAATGCCCAATATGAAGTATACCCCACCACCGGCTGATGCTCTCAAATACGGTGGCAATGAACCGGCAAGCCCCGGAATGGGAAAATCTCTCTTTGGTGGTGATGGTCCAAGCCCAGCCCATGGGATCCCTCGCTCGCCCTACGATGCATCGCCAATGATGAAGTTTGGGGATCAAATGATGAAGTATCACAGCATGGCGGGAGTTGCTATGCCACCCACAAGTCAACCAGATGCCCGTGATGCGCCCCAACATCCGGGAATGAAGTATCCCGGAGAGGGAGGAATccccaaaaatcaatttaccgCAGATAATCTCATGAAGAGTGTGACGTATGATTCACCAGTTGGCATGAAGTATCCCCCATCGGAGAGTCCCCTTGATGCCTCATCGCGCTCAACACCGAATCAGGATAGTCAAAGTAGCAATAGTAACAGTCAAACGCAACCATTGCACCTCCATGGTGGGCCAGGAAGTATTTCTTCGCCACATTCAGCACAACAGACCATCTCACCGCTAACAACATCATCGCACAGCTTGTCACAGCAGCAACCAACACCACTGATTGTGAGTCATCCGGGGCTTTTGCCACCACTTCCGGCAAATCATCCATCTCTCATGAGTGCTTCGGCGTCCCCGTCGTCAGTTCCGCCGCCGCCAACAATGCATCAACCACTTGCAATGCCACCAATTAGTGTTCCATCGTCCCTCAGTCAGGGCCCGTTGAAATTGCCACCGAATCCATTGTTGCCACCATCGCAGCAGCATCCACTTCACAGGCCCCATCAGGATGCCCTATCAGGGGGACATCCACTGTCATCAGGTGGGCCACCCACGGGGCAGACAACATCACCACATTCCCACCACGTATCAGCACAATCGGCATCACAACGGCGAAGCCCATCACCAACAGCG GTGAGTGTGAGGAGTGATAGTGCAAGTAGTGGAGCTGCCCGTGAGAGTGGTGGACACTCATCGGGGAGGACATCTCCACCGCCACCAATTGGTGCAATGATCCCCAATAGTGCAATGGTGGGTCACCCACTACCCCTGCATCTTGGGCATCATGCCCCAGGTGGGATTCCCCTGCCGCCGCATCATCCAGCAGCCCATCTTGGTGGGCATTTGGGGCACAATCCGCTGTTGCCGCCCTCAATGGCTGCTGGGAATATGCCTCTGCCTCTGCTGGGTGGACCTCCGGGGGCGCTTTCGCTTGGCGGTGAACCCGGCAGGAGGACACCCATTTCGTCAGCAAGTAGCCTCCATCAATTGGGATCAATGCATAGCACAACATCCCAATCCCCACATACACAACAGAGCTCTGTTGCATCCATGACACCGAGTAGCTTTAGTCGTGCTAGCCCAAGTACGGCTCCATCGCAGCAGAATGCCTCATCGGGTGGTAGTGGTGGGCCATCACAGCATCGTGTGGGCTCACCACTTCCCCTAACAGCTGGCCTGAGTCGCACAAGCCCCTTGCACCTTGTTCCACAGAGTCCTATTGGGGCTCATCATCAATCTGCCGCTGCGGCGGCTGCTCTGTCGGCCGCTGAACGCGATCGGCATGCAATGCGTCAGCAATCTCCGCACATGACACCTCCACCCACCTCAGTATCGTCATCCTTCATGCCGAGTCCACTGAGTAAGATGTACGGGCCTCCGGGTGCGGGGCAGCGACACCTGGGTGCTTCACCGCCTCCACCGTCGCACCATTTACGCCCCGGAGCTTCCCCACCGGTGGTGCGTCATCCACAAATGCCTCTCCCACTACCTCTAATTGGGCCCCCAGCGGGTATCCCAACGCCCATGGGTGTCCATCCAGCTGCCCAGAATGCCTATCCGCATCATCTAATCCACCCATCGATGTTCTACCCGCATCACCATAGTCCCTTCAATTCGCCCTATCCCTACCATCCGTATGGCCCGAGTTTCTCCTACATGAAACCCCCACCACCGGGTGGACCCCTCGAACCGGGTGTCATATCGCACCATCAAAGTGTTACGTCGCGCTGCGAAGAAACCCCAACGCATGTGGACAAGCAGATGACCATTACGAGTTCTCAGAGTGTTCAGCATAAG ATAAAGAGTCAACCACCGAagactccccaaaatccacctGTTGGTGCAACAGCCCCTCCAGGTGGGTCACAGAGTCAATACCCGAGTCCCGTGCATGGGTATCCACCGGCACATCCCTTCCCAGAGAGTCCACTTTCGGGGAAGACAAGTCACATGGATGCCCTACGTGCGCATGCTCATGCAGCCAGCAATAGTCTTGGTTCCCATCATCCCGTGGAGCCGGTTCATGTGGATATTGATCCGGATCCAGAACCAGAAATTCCCAGTCCTCCGCAGCACATACAGCGTGGACCGAGTCCCGAAGCAAAACCAGATGACACCGAATGTCATAGGTCACAGTCTGCAAT ATTTGTGAGACGATGCGATCGTGGGGATTACAATTCGTGCACAAGGACAGATTTGGAATTTAAACCCGTTGCTGGGTCAACATTGGCGCGAAAGCGTGAAGAGAGGGACCGGAAATTGGCTGAGAGGGAACGTGAGAGACgacagcagcagcaacaacagcaacagcagcagcagcaacagcagcaacagGCTCAg CAACAGGCAAAGTTAAAGTCTGAAATTAAACCATTCAGTGATACTCCAGCCCTGAGGCAGCTTTCGGAGTACGCCAGGCCACATGTGGCCTTCAG ATTAATCAACAATTTCAGAGAATTTGAAGAGTTGAAGAATCAACAAGCAGCTGCTGTGGGACCAGCTAATCCACATTGGATGGAGTTCTATCGCATGAG GGGCATTCATCCGTCGCAGTTTCCACTGTATGGCAATCCAGCGGCAATATCGCAACTTGAACGTGAAAGATTAG GTATTCCACCACCGCATCATGTAGGGCTCGATCCCAATGACCCAATG ATCCGCCTGACGGGCGAATACCATGCCCATTCGCATACACATTTGCATTTACATTCGCAACAGCAGCAAGAAGCGGCAGGATTTCAGCTACCAC cGAATGTTCCACCCTATACTCGCCCGAATGTATTATTGCCTAGAGAACCACATCCTGATGTCCTTCTCCGTATGTCTTATGCTGATCAGATTCAG gcTGCTGAATTCCAACGTCTCGATCGAGCTCATTCATTCCACGAGCAGTACTTTCG ACATCATGAAAGGGAAATGAAAGTAAGAGCACTGGAGGAGGCAACACGTGGAAAACACTGA